The sequence AGGTGTATCCACTGTGTCTCTAGTTGAGATTAAGGCGCTAATGCACAGTAATGCAGTCAGTAATGAGCTATTTACCAACATAttgtctccccccttcccttagATCTGAGTCCCATCTGGAGCCGTTGAGCTTCACAGGTCAAGCTATGCAAGTGGATGCATAATCCTTTATATTGCCTCCTGTAATCCCTGGAATACACTGATACTACATTGGTGGGAACGTTACCGAGCAGTTTTGACAGCACAAAGTGTCTTGTCAATTGCTGACAACGCTTATTTGTGCTGGGAACCCACTGTTTACATCTGAAACGCAATAGTGGACGTCGCCTCCCCTGAAGTCTACCCGCAGGACTACTATGCCTCTGGGCCTGGGCAGAAGAAAGAAGGCGTCCCCTCTTGTGGAGAATGAAGAGGCTGAGCCTATCCGTGGGGGTCTCAATGTTTCGGGCATGGACGGTCTGGACGGTGGCGTTGTAGGACTGGGTGAGGGAGCTACGTCAGAGGGGCTGCCACCCCCGCACAGCAGCCTGAGACCCCGACTCATCTTCCACACCCAACTGGCTCACGGCAGCCCCACAGGGCGCATCGAGGGCTTCAGCAATGTGCGGGAGCTCTACGCCAAGATCGGAGAGGCCTTCGGCATTCCCCCTGCTGAGGTGAGAAGGACCAGAGAATCCTCTTCATCCGTTCatcattaattcattaattcattcataTTATCCTCCACCTGCTTTGATAAATCAGCATTCAGTCGTACTAAATAGCAGTATTGgataaataaaactaaaaatCTGAAATCCTCATacttacaataacattttcaaAGAAAACACATAGTTTGGATGACATTCGTTTTGAGTAATTTCACAATGATTAAACAACACTAaatggttgtgtgtgggtgtgtctctaTCTGTCCCTTTAGGTCATGTTCTGTACACTGAACACTCATAAAGTGGACATGGAGAAACTGTTGGGAGGCCAGATTGGGCTTGAAGACTTCATATTTGCCCACATTAAAGGACAGCGGAAGGAAATTGAAGTATACAAGGGAGAGGACGCCCTAGGGCTGACGATCACTGACAACGGAGCCGGATACGCCTTCATCAAGGTGAGCTTTGCCAGAAAAGGATCTTACAATTTGCTTGGGACAGATTCACAGCAGTTTCTGTCAGAGAACCTTGATGCATGGGTGTGTGCGATATTAAATCAAAGACGGTAAGCAGGCGTGTCTAGTAGGGGCAGGGCAGTCTGCCAAGTGGTTAGGTGGgtcgactcccagctgaaaggtaccGAGTTCGATATCTGATGCTCTACCTCGAGGCATTCCTGAGCAAGAGGCCTAACCCCCCCCTACCTGCTTGTTGATTCCATGTATCTGAATAAAGGTTGCTTTTGATAAACACGTCTGATGAAATATTAGCACGGGGATAACTGGTGAAATAAATCAACTTTTCTGTTTTTCAGAGGATCCGAGAAGGCAGCATCATCCACCAGATTCAGGTCATCAACGTGGGCGACATGATCGAGTCCATCAACGGCCACGGGCTGATAGGCTGTCGGCACTACGAGGTGGCCAAGATGCTGAAGGAGCTGCCCAGGGGAAAGGAGTTCACCATCAAGCTGACGGAGCCCCTCAAAGCCTTCGGTAGGTGGATCCTGCagtcacatccaccaccacccgtCGACATATGCAGGATGACCCGGGGAAATGCTTGGGAAGTAACAATGCCATTATGAGGAAGTGGTCAGCCCACAGAAACAAAacgaaaggaaaaaaaaggggaaccgttttgaaaaaacacctCCATTGTATCTGCAGCATACTGGCTGTCAAGGTGCAAGGAGCAATTTGAGCACTAGCTTTTTATGTGTTGAATAGCTTTTTTTTGGGCTAGCTCTTAAATCCATAGTGAATGGTATAATGCTGATGAAATGTATTGTGGTCACTTGTGTGAAAAATCATTAGAGGGAAAACAGCAGTGGGACCAGTTTCGTGCAGCAAGAACAACAAAAGAAATAGCCATCAAGTCGTGCATCAAACGGCCTCCTTGTAGTTGGACAGAGAGGACTCCTCAAGCAAAAATCATTACTCGCTATGAAGTCCTTGCCAACTTGTCCgaccgtccctccctccccttccaatGGTCTGCTGGGCCATAACACTAACATTATTTGAATGGCTTTTTTATTACACTGTTAtcaatttcaaattataatgcAATAACAATGACAGTAAGTCCTGTCTGTTTTCTGTTACAATGTTTAATTGGGGAACTCactggaactgtgtgtgtgtgtgtgtgtgtgtgtgtgtgtgtgtgtgtgtgtgtgtgtgtgtgtgtgtgtgtgtgtgtgtgtgtgtgtgtgtgtgtgtgtgtgtgtgtgtgtg comes from Gadus macrocephalus chromosome 2, ASM3116895v1 and encodes:
- the gipc1 gene encoding PDZ domain-containing protein GIPC1; its protein translation is MPLGLGRRKKASPLVENEEAEPIRGGLNVSGMDGLDGGVVGLGEGATSEGLPPPHSSLRPRLIFHTQLAHGSPTGRIEGFSNVRELYAKIGEAFGIPPAEVMFCTLNTHKVDMEKLLGGQIGLEDFIFAHIKGQRKEIEVYKGEDALGLTITDNGAGYAFIKRIREGSIIHQIQVINVGDMIESINGHGLIGCRHYEVAKMLKELPRGKEFTIKLTEPLKAFDMISQRSGGAKAGSGVQLGTGRGTLRLRAKGPATVEELPSAFEEKAIEKVDDLLESYMGIRDSELAATMVELGKDKKNPDEFAEALDETLGDFAFPDEFVFDVWGAIGDAKVGRL